One segment of Solanum stenotomum isolate F172 chromosome 1, ASM1918654v1, whole genome shotgun sequence DNA contains the following:
- the LOC125847314 gene encoding heat shock 70 kDa protein, mitochondrial isoform X10 → MATAALLRSLRRREFATSSISAYRTLASNTKPSWCPSLVGAKWAGLARPFSSKPAGNEIIGIDLGTTNSCVAVMEGKNPKVIENSEGARTTPSVVAFNQKGELLVGTPAKRQAVTNPTNTLSGTKRLIGRRFDDPQTQKEMKMVPYKIVRGSNGDAWVEANGQQYSPSQIGAFILTKMKETAEAYLGKSINKAVITVPAYFNDAQRQATKDAGRIAGLDVQRIINEPTAAALSYGMNSKEGLVAVFDLGGGTFDVSILEISNGVFEVKATNGDTFLGGEDFDNALLEFLVSEFKRTEGIDLSKDKLALQRLQKAKIELSSTSQTDINLPFITADASGAKHLNITLTRSKFETLVNHLIERTRNPCKNCLKDAGVSLKDVDEVLLVGGMTRVPKVQEIVSEIFGKSPSKGVNPDEAVAMGAALQGGILRGDVKELLLLDVTPLSLGIETLGGIFTRLINRNTTIPTKKSQVFSTAADNQTQVGIKVLQGEREMASDNKLLGEFDLVGIPPAPRGMPQIEVTFDIDANGMVTVSAKDKATSKEQQITIRSSGGLSEDEIDKMVREAEMHAQKDQERKALIDIRNSADTTIYSIEKSLSEYKEKVPKEVVTEIETAISDLRAAMGTENIDDIKAKLDAANKAVSKIGEHMAGGSSGGASGGGGAQGGDQPPEAEYEEVKK, encoded by the exons ATGGCGACCGCCGCCTTGCTCAGATCTCTCCGTCGACGTGAATTCGCTACTTCTTCTATCTCTGCGTATAGAACT CTTGCTTCCAACACCAAGCCTTCGTGGTGTCCATCACTTGTTGGTGCTAAATGGGCTGGTCTGGCTAGACCATTTAG CTCCAAACCTGCTGGAAACGAAATTATTGGGATAGACTTGGGAACCACCAACTCTTGTGTTGCAGTGATGGAGGGGAAG AATCCCAAGGTCATTGAGAATTCTGAAGGGGCCAGAACAACTCCTTCTGTGGTTGCATTTAACCAGAAGGGAGAACTTCTTGTTGGTACTCCAGCCAAACGTCAGGCAGTTACCAATCCTACAAACACTCTTTCTGGGACCAAGCGTCTAATTGGCAGACGCTTTGATGATCCTCAAACACAAAAGGAGATGAAGATGGTTCCTTACAAGATTGTGAGAGGCTCAAATGGAGATGCTTGGGTTGAAGCAAATGGCCAGCAATATTCTCCAAGCCAAATTGGAGCATTTATTCTAACAAAGATGAAGGAAACCGCAGAGGCCTACCTTGGGAAATCTATTAATAAAGCTGTGATCACTGTTCCAGCTTATTTTAACGATGCTCAGAGGCAGGCAACAAAGGACGCTGGACGAATTGCAGGTCTTGATGTGCAAAGGATTATTAATGAACCTACTGCAGCTGCGCTGTCTTATGGTATGAATAGCAAAGAAGGCCTTGTCGCTGTTTTTGATCTTGGCGGTGGAACATTTGATGTTTCAATCCTGGAGATATCAAATGGTGTTTTTGAG GTCAAGGCAACTAATGGTGACACCTTTTTAGGAGGAGAGGATTTTGACAATGCGTTGTTAGAATTTTTAGTGAGCGAGTTTAAGAGGACTGAGGGAATTGACCTATCAAAAGACAAGCTTGCCCTACAAAGACTTCAGAAAGCTAAGATAGAGCTTTCATCAACATCTCAAACTGATATTAACTTGCCGTTCATCACAGCTGATGCATCAGGGGCTAAACATCTTAATATCACACTGACGAGATCAAAATTTGAGACATTGGTGAACCACTTAATTGAGAGGACAAGGAATCCTTGCAAGAATTGTTTGAAGGATGCTGGAGTATCTTTAAAAGATGTGGATGAGGTCCTCCTTGTTGGAGGTATGACACGGGTTCCTAAGGTGCAGGAAATAGTTTCTGAGATATTTGGTAAAAGCCCCAGCAAAGGTGTCAATCCAGATGAGGCAGTTGCCATGGGAGCTGCACTTCAAGGTGGTATTCTCCGTGGTGATGTCAAAGAGTTGCTTCTTTTGGATGTAACTCCGCTATCTCTTGGTATTGAGACATTGGGAGGTATCTTCACTAGGTTAATAAACAGGAATACTACCATTCCCACAAAGAAAAGCCAG GTGTTCTCTACTGCTGCAGACAACCAAACACAAGTTGGCATCAAGGTATTACAAGGTGAACGTGAAATGGCATCTGATAATAAGCTTCTGGGTGAATTTGATCTTGTAGGTATTCCTCCGGCGCCAAGGGGTATGCCTCAGATTGAGGTCACCTTTGACATAGATGCAAATGGAATGGTCACCGTGTCTGCCAAAGACAAGGCTACTAGCAAAGAGCAACAGATTACCATTCGTTCATCCGGTGGTCTATCAGAAGATGAGATAGACAAGATGGTCAGGGAAGCAGAAATGCATGCCCAGAAGGATCAAGAACGCAAGGCACTTATTGATATCAGGAATAGTGCAGACACTACCATATATAGTATCGAGAAGAGCTTGAGTGAGTACAAGGAGAAGGTCCCCAAGGAAGTGGTTACAGAAATTGAGACGGCTATTTCTGATTTGAGAGCAGCAATGGGGACTGAGAACATTGATGATATCAAGGCGAAACTTGATGCAGCAAACAAAGCTGTCTCAAAGATTGGAGAGCACATGGCTGGTGGCAGTTCTGGTGGTGCATCTGGAGGTGGTGGTGCACAAGGAGGAGATCAACCACCAGAGGCAGAATACGAGGAAGTAAAGAAATAG